Proteins from one Chryseobacterium arthrosphaerae genomic window:
- a CDS encoding SIR2 family NAD-dependent protein deacylase — protein MEELQSILNTIIKEKQGYITFLTGAGISAESGLPTYRSIDGIWIKGTKYHRPEEFGTFRYFSQEPEEVWQYNLFWKKLIAEAQPNEGHYALTEIEKLLGNRFKLITQNVDGLHQRAGTRNVYEIHGNKQTVRCSKECSEPIDFPENVKQKEYTEDLTPEDTDGLKCKKCGNWLRPHTLWFDESYNEKYYYFDTAYDIAEHTDILFVVGTSGSTTLPVNIVETVKIRAKHIVMINPEDNTYFHHIMRGMKTQTSVQESSSKALPQLKKMIEEIMKA, from the coding sequence ATGGAAGAATTACAATCAATTTTAAATACAATAATCAAAGAAAAGCAAGGCTATATCACATTCCTCACCGGAGCCGGAATCTCAGCAGAAAGCGGTCTGCCAACTTACCGCTCCATAGACGGGATCTGGATCAAAGGAACGAAATATCATCGTCCGGAGGAATTCGGAACTTTCAGGTATTTCAGCCAGGAACCCGAAGAAGTATGGCAGTATAATCTTTTCTGGAAAAAACTGATCGCTGAAGCACAACCGAATGAAGGCCACTATGCCCTTACAGAGATAGAAAAGCTTTTAGGAAACCGCTTTAAGCTGATTACCCAAAACGTAGATGGTCTTCACCAAAGAGCCGGAACCCGGAACGTTTATGAAATTCATGGAAACAAGCAGACCGTACGCTGTTCAAAAGAATGCAGCGAGCCCATTGATTTTCCGGAAAATGTAAAACAAAAAGAATATACAGAAGACCTTACCCCTGAAGATACAGACGGATTAAAATGCAAAAAGTGCGGAAACTGGCTCAGACCTCATACCTTATGGTTTGACGAGTCCTATAATGAGAAATATTATTATTTTGATACCGCTTATGACATTGCGGAGCATACCGATATCCTGTTCGTGGTAGGAACTTCAGGTTCCACAACGTTGCCGGTCAATATAGTAGAAACGGTAAAAATCCGGGCAAAACATATCGTTATGATCAATCCTGAAGATAATACTTATTTTCACCATATCATGAGAGGAATGAAAACACAGACCTCTGTACAGGAAAGCAGCTCTAAGGCATTGCCACAGCTGAAAAAGATGATAGAGGAAATAATGAAAGCTTAA
- a CDS encoding TatD family hydrolase, which translates to MNTYIDIGINLTNKQFYNEHEEIINRALDNGVDHMILTGTSVRGSKESAEIAEDYPDILFSTAGIHPHDAKSFTRESIGELRKLLKQDHVISVGECGLDFDRDFSPRPVQEKCYKAQLELAIEVDKPLFLHERSAFRKFNEITDEYLSKLPEAVVHCFTGTLEEAKIYLDKGFYLGFTGAISDEKRFKHLEDVIKYVPLDRMMIETDAPFMLPKNMPRMQNRRNEPSFLPYVAQTIAHLKKISIAEVADETTENARRFFRL; encoded by the coding sequence ATGAATACATACATTGATATTGGCATTAACCTGACCAATAAACAGTTCTATAACGAACATGAAGAAATTATCAACCGTGCATTAGACAACGGGGTTGATCATATGATCCTTACCGGTACAAGCGTGAGAGGAAGTAAAGAATCCGCAGAAATAGCAGAAGATTATCCGGATATTTTATTTTCAACAGCAGGAATTCATCCTCATGATGCCAAATCTTTTACCCGGGAAAGCATCGGCGAACTCAGAAAATTACTGAAGCAGGACCATGTGATCTCAGTAGGAGAGTGCGGTCTGGATTTCGATCGTGACTTTTCGCCAAGACCCGTTCAGGAAAAATGTTATAAAGCCCAGCTGGAATTGGCCATAGAAGTGGATAAGCCGCTTTTTCTTCACGAAAGATCAGCATTCAGAAAATTTAATGAGATTACAGACGAATACCTTTCAAAGCTGCCGGAAGCTGTTGTACACTGTTTTACCGGAACACTGGAAGAAGCAAAGATATACCTTGATAAAGGATTTTATTTGGGATTTACCGGAGCAATCAGTGATGAGAAAAGATTTAAGCATCTGGAAGACGTGATAAAATACGTACCGCTTGACCGTATGATGATTGAAACCGATGCCCCTTTTATGCTTCCGAAGAATATGCCAAGAATGCAGAACAGACGGAATGAACCCTCATTTTTACCTTATGTGGCACAGACTATTGCCCATTTGAAGAAGATCAGCATTGCTGAAGTCGCAGATGAAACTACAGAAAACGCCAGAAGGTTTTTCAGATTATAA
- the deoD gene encoding purine-nucleoside phosphorylase, with product MSIHISAKKGEIAKVVLQPGDPLRAQYIAENYLENAKLVSKTRGIFYYTGLYKGKEITVGASGMGFPSIGIYSFELFTEYEVDTIIRIGTCGAYNTDLKLFDILNIEKAASESTYAKYAWGIEDEILSHQGNIFNTINETSKELSLNAKAINIHSSDIFYRKDPETPAIATQYNCPAVEMEAFGLFANAQYLGKNAATILTVTDIIPTHEKISADEREKALNPMMELALESAIKSL from the coding sequence ATGAGTATTCACATCAGTGCAAAAAAAGGTGAAATTGCCAAAGTAGTATTGCAGCCGGGGGATCCGCTTCGTGCACAGTATATTGCTGAAAATTATTTAGAAAATGCAAAACTGGTAAGCAAAACCAGAGGTATCTTTTATTATACCGGTCTTTATAAAGGTAAAGAAATCACTGTAGGAGCCAGCGGAATGGGTTTCCCAAGTATCGGAATTTATTCTTTTGAATTATTTACAGAATATGAAGTAGATACCATCATCAGAATCGGGACTTGTGGTGCTTACAATACGGATCTTAAGCTTTTTGATATTTTAAATATTGAAAAGGCAGCCAGCGAAAGTACCTATGCCAAATATGCATGGGGAATTGAAGATGAGATTCTTTCTCACCAGGGAAATATCTTCAATACCATCAATGAAACTTCTAAGGAATTATCATTAAACGCTAAAGCTATCAACATCCACAGTAGTGATATTTTCTACAGAAAAGATCCTGAAACACCTGCTATTGCTACCCAATACAATTGCCCGGCAGTAGAGATGGAAGCTTTCGGACTGTTTGCCAATGCTCAGTATCTAGGAAAAAATGCAGCAACCATTCTTACGGTAACTGACATTATCCCTACTCACGAAAAAATCTCTGCTGACGAAAGAGAAAAAGCTTTGAATCCGATGATGGAACTGGCTTTGGAATCGGCTATTAAGAGTTTATAA
- a CDS encoding VOC family protein: MKIEHIAVWVKDLEKTRMFYQKYFGAVSNDKYHNPVKNFESYFLSFDNGCRLEIMTRPEIKESGNSYGSQQYGIIHFAFSAGSKEKVNSLTEILRKDGYTIAGEPRTTGDGYYESVILDPENNIIEIVA; the protein is encoded by the coding sequence ATGAAAATAGAACATATCGCTGTCTGGGTAAAAGACCTTGAAAAAACCAGAATGTTTTATCAGAAATATTTCGGCGCTGTTTCCAATGATAAATACCACAATCCCGTCAAAAATTTTGAATCGTATTTCCTGAGTTTTGATAATGGCTGCCGTCTGGAAATTATGACCAGGCCTGAAATCAAAGAAAGCGGAAACAGCTACGGATCCCAACAGTATGGAATCATCCACTTTGCATTTTCGGCAGGCAGTAAAGAAAAAGTAAACAGTCTTACGGAAATCCTGAGAAAAGACGGCTATACTATTGCCGGAGAACCCCGCACAACCGGAGACGGCTATTATGAAAGTGTCATCCTGGATCCTGAAAACAACATCATTGAGATCGTCGCTTAA
- a CDS encoding DUF4919 domain-containing protein, giving the protein MKTYEKIFEFLTDPTKETFLKCREVVINDPGYDPYSQDTENMQDLLNSGKFEDVIQYVNINILLSPSAHIYKYFAYKELGNEKARNVEMMIVQTLFECLEKTGDGTRKSPYIVTRISDERDLIRHHFNKQDVSQWLIRDEDKIIDVLKLDDGTEVCFDIKTLYHRLAFSFNKRKKENGTEEKAQTKKWWNF; this is encoded by the coding sequence ATGAAAACCTATGAAAAAATATTTGAGTTTTTAACTGATCCTACCAAAGAAACTTTCCTGAAATGCAGGGAAGTGGTGATTAATGATCCCGGATATGATCCGTATTCGCAAGACACTGAAAATATGCAGGATCTTTTGAATAGCGGAAAATTTGAAGATGTTATACAATACGTCAATATCAATATTCTGCTAAGTCCCAGTGCGCATATTTATAAATACTTCGCTTATAAAGAGCTGGGAAATGAAAAAGCAAGGAATGTTGAAATGATGATCGTTCAAACCCTCTTTGAATGTCTTGAAAAAACAGGTGACGGAACAAGAAAATCACCCTATATTGTAACAAGAATTTCTGATGAGAGAGACCTGATCAGGCATCACTTCAACAAACAGGACGTATCACAGTGGCTGATCCGGGATGAAGATAAGATCATAGATGTCCTTAAGCTTGATGATGGAACAGAGGTCTGCTTTGATATCAAAACCCTTTATCACAGACTGGCCTTCTCCTTCAACAAAAGAAAAAAGGAAAACGGAACAGAAGAAAAAGCCCAAACGAAGAAGTGGTGGAATTTTTAA
- a CDS encoding AAA family ATPase — MTQNINKLNTALTYVKDTFVGKNDVVDLLGICLLARENAFLYGPPGTAKSAIVRTLAKTVKDGKNFEYLLTRFTEPNEIFGPFDIRKLKEGELLTNTEGMMPEASMVFLDEIFNANSAILNSLLMALNEKIFKRGKETKHLPALMFVGASNVLPEDEALNALFDRFLVRINVDYVNPELLQQVLLAGRKLENEEETEVPEIHAAEIKELQNLCRTVDLKPIYEVYLNTIMSLRNTGIAISDRRAVKLQNLIAASALICGRNEAVLSDLWVLKHIWDTEEQIEILEGIINRTIEKDDHPKSHPQAMQNKTPDPEEVMKDVKILVDKWNAGPVSFEEQNVIKDKLRYLQTRCDWIRNPEQKQYIQQEIESLWQKILQSI; from the coding sequence ATGACTCAGAATATCAATAAACTTAATACAGCCCTTACCTATGTGAAAGATACATTTGTAGGGAAAAATGATGTGGTAGACCTGCTCGGAATCTGTCTGCTGGCACGGGAAAATGCTTTTTTATACGGACCTCCTGGAACCGCCAAATCAGCCATTGTAAGAACATTGGCGAAGACCGTAAAGGATGGAAAAAATTTTGAATACCTGCTAACCCGTTTCACCGAACCGAACGAGATTTTTGGTCCTTTTGATATCAGAAAATTAAAAGAAGGCGAGCTTCTCACCAATACGGAAGGGATGATGCCGGAAGCCTCCATGGTATTTCTGGATGAGATCTTCAACGCCAATTCAGCGATCCTGAACTCGCTCCTGATGGCACTCAACGAAAAAATATTCAAAAGAGGAAAAGAAACCAAGCATTTGCCAGCACTCATGTTTGTGGGAGCAAGTAACGTACTTCCGGAAGATGAAGCCCTGAATGCCCTTTTCGACCGTTTTCTGGTAAGAATCAATGTAGATTATGTAAACCCTGAATTATTGCAGCAGGTACTTTTAGCCGGAAGAAAGCTGGAAAATGAAGAAGAAACGGAAGTACCGGAAATTCATGCTGCTGAAATAAAAGAGCTTCAGAACCTGTGCCGTACAGTAGATCTGAAACCGATTTATGAGGTGTACCTGAATACCATCATGAGCCTCAGGAATACGGGGATTGCCATTTCTGACCGTAGAGCGGTAAAACTGCAGAACCTGATTGCCGCAAGCGCTTTGATCTGTGGCAGAAACGAAGCGGTACTTTCTGACCTTTGGGTACTGAAGCATATCTGGGATACGGAAGAGCAGATCGAAATTCTGGAAGGAATCATTAACAGGACCATAGAAAAAGATGACCATCCGAAATCACATCCGCAGGCAATGCAGAACAAAACACCGGATCCGGAAGAGGTGATGAAAGACGTGAAAATCCTGGTGGATAAGTGGAATGCCGGCCCCGTGAGCTTTGAAGAACAGAATGTAATTAAAGATAAACTGAGATACCTGCAGACCCGTTGTGACTGGATCAGGAATCCTGAGCAGAAGCAGTATATTCAGCAAGAAATTGAAAGCTTATGGCAGAAAATCCTTCAAAGCATATAA
- a CDS encoding soluble NSF attachment family protein → MMNKQKFIDKFMAAFVLLAMFKIIGIAAQLFHESFWSVIGTLVIFLVVAFIILLVITSLKDKERNERRAGKRGAGGGSFYLENSLFDKIRSKYEELAGKYIAEKDYKKAAQVYMNLLQDHYRGAKTLEDGGFYNEAAAVYLKKLKNKSNAAACYEKAKQYKKAIDLYKEMQQKEKVGDLYKEINDLKNAHTYYQMVADDYISSHQMVKASLIYRKKMENTDEAQKILLKGWNEDKDPFNCLNNYFANIFDVKKLDTEIRDLYEKTPAHKKIIYLDAMKYEFKKDPALQMTTRNIAYQIISEKVETRSEIVNELKYFNPDDEVILKDISRFKTGRNKMFRN, encoded by the coding sequence ATGATGAATAAGCAGAAATTTATAGATAAGTTTATGGCAGCCTTTGTGCTGCTGGCTATGTTTAAGATCATCGGAATCGCAGCCCAGCTGTTCCATGAAAGCTTCTGGAGCGTTATCGGGACATTGGTGATCTTTCTTGTGGTAGCCTTTATCATCCTTCTCGTCATCACTTCTTTAAAAGATAAAGAACGCAATGAACGCAGGGCAGGAAAAAGAGGGGCCGGCGGCGGGAGCTTCTATCTGGAAAATTCCCTTTTCGACAAAATCCGGAGTAAATATGAGGAACTTGCCGGGAAATATATTGCTGAAAAAGACTATAAAAAAGCAGCCCAGGTCTATATGAATCTTCTTCAGGATCATTACAGAGGCGCCAAAACCCTGGAAGACGGCGGATTTTATAATGAAGCCGCAGCAGTGTATCTTAAGAAATTAAAAAATAAGTCGAACGCTGCAGCCTGCTACGAAAAAGCGAAACAGTACAAAAAAGCCATTGATCTTTATAAGGAAATGCAGCAGAAAGAAAAAGTGGGGGATCTCTATAAAGAAATTAACGATCTTAAAAATGCTCACACTTATTATCAGATGGTTGCCGATGATTATATCTCCAGTCATCAGATGGTAAAAGCGTCCCTTATCTATCGTAAAAAGATGGAAAACACGGATGAAGCCCAGAAAATATTACTGAAAGGCTGGAATGAAGACAAAGATCCGTTCAACTGTCTGAATAATTATTTTGCCAATATTTTTGATGTGAAAAAACTGGATACAGAAATCAGGGACTTGTATGAGAAAACACCTGCTCACAAAAAGATCATCTACCTTGATGCAATGAAATATGAATTTAAAAAAGACCCGGCATTACAGATGACAACCAGAAATATTGCATATCAGATTATTTCCGAAAAAGTGGAGACCCGCTCAGAGATTGTGAATGAACTGAAATACTTTAATCCGGATGATGAGGTGATCCTGAAAGATATTTCACGGTTTAAAACGGGGAGGAATAAGATGTTTAGGAATTGA
- a CDS encoding penicillin-binding protein — MTIQRAHINAELFESPSNKGLFGYDGVIWNEAKCADFGNYLL, encoded by the coding sequence ATGACAATACAAAGAGCACATATCAATGCAGAACTATTCGAAAGTCCTTCTAATAAAGGATTATTCGGATATGATGGGGTGATATGGAATGAGGCGAAATGTGCTGACTTTGGAAATTATTTACTGTAA
- a CDS encoding ribonuclease H-like YkuK family protein, with translation METQQQTWQNMNGKIFQDSITQLVEKAIIRELANGHRLKVCVGSDSHVYGEAINYATAVVFIREGKGAFTFIRKEREIQSISIKERMLNEVNKSVEIAYAICSVLDAYGVEMEVHADINTDPDFKSNVALKDAMGYILGMGYVFKAKPFAFASSNCADMMV, from the coding sequence ATGGAAACGCAACAACAAACATGGCAGAATATGAACGGAAAAATTTTCCAGGACTCTATCACGCAGCTGGTAGAAAAAGCCATCATTCGCGAATTAGCTAACGGACACCGTCTGAAAGTATGTGTGGGATCAGACTCTCATGTATACGGAGAGGCCATCAATTATGCTACGGCAGTAGTATTTATTCGTGAAGGAAAAGGAGCGTTTACCTTTATCAGAAAAGAAAGAGAAATACAGAGTATCAGTATCAAGGAGCGAATGCTGAATGAAGTTAACAAATCCGTAGAGATTGCATACGCTATCTGTTCTGTATTGGATGCTTATGGTGTGGAAATGGAGGTACACGCAGACATTAATACCGACCCGGATTTCAAATCCAACGTTGCTTTGAAAGACGCAATGGGATATATTCTGGGAATGGGATATGTGTTTAAAGCAAAACCCTTTGCTTTTGCTAGCTCCAACTGTGCTGATATGATGGTATAA
- a CDS encoding ATP-grasp domain-containing protein, with product MKTILIINGENYWKEYFSGYEVVQKKVQTSEFLVKDSSLYVVDADGVCRPDVIFWRLGAVNPEAKHRNILELIDYSGVPCVNSASTLLVGYDRLSMLNKMKKLGLPVIDFNTATSTRQLKNLAIEFPFVIKVGNHHGGYGKSLVTNDAQWEELKDLLFIHQDYVTIEKFIDYRYDIRYLAVHDKVWAMKRRGKYWKANSLTQEYQMTEPEKEWVEKVKLLQSEIKADIVAIDVLETDNGEKIILEYNDIPGLSGFPEDAKLELANIVKRK from the coding sequence ATGAAAACAATTTTAATAATCAATGGGGAAAATTACTGGAAAGAGTATTTTTCAGGATATGAAGTGGTTCAGAAGAAAGTTCAGACCTCAGAATTTCTCGTAAAAGATTCTTCCCTATATGTTGTGGATGCAGATGGCGTCTGCAGACCGGATGTGATTTTCTGGAGACTGGGAGCGGTGAATCCTGAAGCCAAACACAGAAATATTCTCGAATTGATCGATTATTCAGGAGTTCCCTGTGTTAATTCAGCTTCAACATTATTAGTTGGATATGACAGATTATCAATGCTGAATAAAATGAAAAAGCTCGGATTACCTGTTATAGATTTCAATACGGCTACCAGCACCAGACAACTGAAAAATCTGGCGATAGAATTTCCTTTTGTAATTAAAGTTGGAAACCATCACGGTGGTTATGGCAAAAGCCTGGTAACAAATGATGCGCAATGGGAAGAGTTGAAAGACCTTCTTTTTATTCACCAGGACTATGTAACAATTGAAAAGTTTATTGACTATCGATATGATATCCGGTATCTGGCCGTACATGATAAGGTTTGGGCCATGAAAAGAAGAGGGAAGTACTGGAAAGCTAATTCTTTGACCCAGGAATATCAGATGACTGAGCCGGAAAAAGAATGGGTAGAGAAAGTAAAACTGTTACAGTCTGAAATCAAAGCAGATATTGTGGCCATTGATGTACTGGAAACAGACAACGGAGAAAAAATAATTTTAGAATACAATGATATTCCAGGTCTTTCAGGGTTTCCTGAAGATGCAAAACTGGAATTGGCCAATATTGTAAAAAGAAAATAA
- a CDS encoding ATP-grasp domain-containing protein — protein MFFLIQANVYLDPDHPKIFDALEELNIDYEVINIPPTAERIEFEADRKDVFVYGSVTIARLATQNSDWFPGSFYGGNHLYEVYARHYGKNLLNHTVSVHKISEGLSWKEGETKFIKPYSEAKIFTGRVFTESEWKDFVFEALEIKTNRITRESLVQISEVRRTIKEARLWIVGGQIIDGGYYKFNDNAPFEEKVSDDGFRFANEMIQIFNLAEAFVMDICLTDEGWKIVEINCINSSGFYPNTNVKSVIKALNIYFSK, from the coding sequence ATGTTTTTTTTAATCCAGGCTAATGTATATTTAGATCCGGATCACCCTAAAATTTTTGATGCATTGGAAGAATTGAACATTGATTATGAGGTCATTAATATTCCGCCAACCGCAGAAAGAATAGAATTTGAAGCAGACCGTAAGGATGTTTTTGTATACGGTTCGGTAACCATTGCAAGACTGGCTACACAAAATTCAGACTGGTTTCCCGGTTCTTTTTACGGAGGCAACCACCTGTATGAGGTATATGCCAGGCATTATGGTAAAAATCTTCTGAATCACACAGTTTCCGTTCATAAAATCTCTGAAGGGCTGAGCTGGAAAGAAGGAGAGACAAAATTCATCAAACCTTACAGCGAAGCAAAGATCTTCACAGGAAGAGTATTCACAGAATCAGAATGGAAAGACTTTGTTTTTGAAGCATTGGAAATTAAAACCAATAGAATTACCCGGGAATCTCTTGTTCAGATTTCTGAAGTCAGGCGGACTATAAAAGAAGCCAGGCTCTGGATCGTAGGCGGGCAGATCATTGATGGTGGATATTATAAATTTAATGACAATGCACCCTTTGAAGAAAAAGTTTCAGATGACGGATTCAGGTTTGCCAATGAAATGATTCAGATTTTCAATCTGGCAGAAGCTTTTGTAATGGATATCTGTTTAACAGATGAAGGCTGGAAGATCGTTGAAATCAACTGTATCAACAGCTCAGGATTTTATCCCAATACCAATGTGAAAAGTGTGATCAAAGCATTGAACATCTACTTTTCAAAATAA
- a CDS encoding ATP-grasp domain-containing protein codes for MTHNRIAVVGLHEQEYEYIRKHYDGLMIWHQSIPKIKVIDGTLYVEKAQGVGMLPVDKVVYHGIFEEDLDFIAGLALWNGPCFPDAHGMLDCRLKIPCLARAMKYSKFNSPRGFISEGAYVNTETELVAKWGNWHCGENKHKFTGSWESSENAVLEPYFEGEAVRILNIGGKSWQIKLEGGTWLKSIHPDDAGFMEIDPELLEDTLTLKEKIGMTVIANDYIVQKEGTKHLLEINHIPNITRFEEVRLHFLKTVVDWIHKN; via the coding sequence ATGACTCACAATAGAATAGCCGTTGTAGGCTTACACGAGCAGGAATACGAATATATAAGGAAACATTATGACGGCCTCATGATCTGGCATCAGTCAATTCCGAAAATAAAAGTGATTGACGGAACATTGTATGTAGAAAAAGCTCAGGGGGTAGGAATGCTTCCGGTAGACAAAGTGGTGTATCATGGCATCTTTGAAGAAGATCTTGACTTCATTGCCGGACTGGCGTTGTGGAACGGACCCTGTTTTCCTGATGCTCATGGAATGCTGGATTGCAGGCTGAAAATTCCTTGCCTGGCCAGAGCGATGAAATATTCAAAATTTAATTCTCCAAGAGGATTTATTTCTGAAGGCGCTTATGTGAATACAGAAACTGAACTTGTCGCCAAATGGGGCAACTGGCATTGTGGAGAGAATAAACATAAGTTCACAGGAAGTTGGGAAAGTTCAGAAAATGCAGTTCTTGAACCTTATTTTGAAGGGGAAGCGGTAAGAATTTTAAATATCGGTGGAAAATCCTGGCAGATAAAACTGGAAGGAGGTACATGGCTCAAGTCAATTCATCCTGATGATGCCGGATTTATGGAAATTGATCCTGAACTTCTTGAAGATACCCTTACTTTAAAAGAAAAGATAGGAATGACGGTGATCGCCAATGATTACATCGTTCAGAAAGAGGGGACAAAACATTTGCTGGAGATCAATCACATTCCGAACATCACAAGATTTGAAGAAGTAAGATTACATTTTCTGAAAACTGTGGTAGATTGGATTCATAAAAATTAA
- a CDS encoding cyclic-phosphate processing receiver domain-containing protein, translated as MEKTKRLLFLDDVRYPIEAYHYTKQDIFLRSDWHIVRNYGQFVSRILEKGLPEMISFDHDLADEHYLKPDAQEFVEKTGYDCAKWLTEYCMENYLDLPEFHCHSMNPVGKKNIISLLENFKNCNGYF; from the coding sequence ATGGAAAAGACCAAAAGATTACTGTTTCTGGATGATGTGAGATATCCCATTGAGGCCTATCATTACACTAAACAGGATATTTTCCTCAGAAGCGACTGGCATATCGTTCGGAATTACGGGCAGTTTGTCAGCAGGATTTTGGAAAAAGGACTTCCGGAAATGATCTCTTTTGACCATGACCTTGCCGATGAACATTATCTGAAACCGGACGCCCAGGAATTTGTAGAAAAAACAGGCTACGATTGTGCAAAATGGCTTACCGAATACTGTATGGAAAACTATTTGGATTTACCCGAATTCCATTGTCATTCCATGAACCCTGTAGGAAAGAAAAATATTATCAGTCTTTTAGAAAACTTTAAAAATTGTAATGGATATTTTTAG
- a CDS encoding DinB family protein: protein MDIFRLIQDIKAHLKLSFGEVDRWFEKDKDTLNYKPSHGGWTVRQILEHIYLTNFYLLILIEKGAKKAMRNAPDLDLESEIRNYSFNKEYFEKVGEYGAFEWIRPEHMEPKGEIESSEIRNLITQQYHQCMRYLDLMKKGQGLLYKTMMTVNELGKINVYEYIYFLSLHAQRHLTQMENNERERLKN, encoded by the coding sequence ATGGATATTTTTAGATTGATTCAGGATATCAAAGCTCATCTGAAACTCAGTTTCGGTGAAGTTGACAGGTGGTTTGAAAAAGATAAAGACACGTTGAACTATAAGCCTTCTCATGGAGGCTGGACGGTTCGGCAGATTTTGGAACATATTTATCTTACGAATTTCTACCTGCTGATCCTCATTGAGAAAGGAGCGAAGAAAGCAATGCGGAATGCCCCTGATCTGGATCTGGAATCCGAAATCAGAAACTACAGCTTCAATAAAGAATATTTTGAAAAAGTAGGTGAATATGGAGCCTTTGAATGGATAAGACCGGAACATATGGAACCGAAAGGAGAAATAGAATCAAGTGAAATAAGAAACTTAATTACTCAGCAGTATCATCAGTGTATGAGGTATTTGGATCTGATGAAAAAGGGACAGGGCCTTCTTTACAAAACAATGATGACGGTGAATGAACTGGGAAAAATAAACGTGTATGAATACATTTATTTCCTCTCTCTTCATGCTCAGAGACACCTTACCCAGATGGAAAATAACGAAAGGGAACGATTAAAAAATTAA
- a CDS encoding RNA ligase, Rnl2 family, with the protein MIFKTYNSIENAYQTRVIDQIRLQGFGDEVFIVQEKVHGANFSFFTDGKEIKIGKRTAFIEKDEKFFNAHQILERYRKNVIEVFRKVKNRYPDVETVVIYGELFGGGYKHKEVEPVKDAVKVQKGIEYAPHNDFYAFDIKLNGITYLDTEIINRIFEETGFFYARTLFQGTLEEALRFPNVFNSKIPGWFGLPELNNMCEGTIIKTLKTRYFGNGARVILKNKNEKWIEKSKMVRKQEKTVQKHLHFSETAQNIWEEIQRYVTVNRLNNVVSKIGEFEPKMTGKVIGLFAQDILEDFEKDFPAVFTAIEKEEQKWINKKLNTLVISLVKEELMTLKV; encoded by the coding sequence ATGATTTTCAAAACATATAACTCTATAGAAAATGCTTACCAGACCCGTGTGATCGATCAGATCAGATTACAGGGTTTTGGGGATGAGGTTTTCATTGTACAGGAAAAAGTTCACGGAGCTAATTTCTCTTTCTTTACCGACGGAAAGGAAATTAAGATCGGGAAACGAACTGCTTTCATCGAAAAGGATGAAAAATTTTTCAATGCACATCAGATTCTGGAACGTTACAGAAAAAATGTAATAGAAGTGTTCCGGAAGGTAAAAAACAGGTATCCGGATGTTGAAACTGTAGTGATCTACGGTGAATTGTTCGGAGGCGGTTATAAACATAAAGAGGTAGAACCCGTAAAAGATGCTGTGAAAGTGCAGAAAGGAATTGAATATGCACCACACAATGACTTCTACGCCTTTGATATTAAGCTGAACGGAATTACCTATTTGGATACGGAAATCATCAACCGGATTTTTGAGGAAACAGGATTTTTCTATGCAAGAACCTTGTTCCAGGGAACGCTGGAGGAAGCTCTGAGGTTTCCCAATGTTTTCAATTCAAAAATTCCGGGTTGGTTTGGCCTTCCTGAATTAAACAATATGTGTGAGGGGACCATTATTAAGACTTTAAAGACCAGATATTTCGGAAATGGTGCAAGAGTAATTCTGAAAAATAAAAACGAAAAGTGGATAGAAAAGTCAAAAATGGTCAGAAAACAGGAGAAAACTGTTCAGAAACACCTTCATTTCAGCGAAACCGCTCAAAATATCTGGGAAGAGATCCAAAGATATGTAACGGTAAACCGGTTGAATAATGTTGTAAGCAAGATTGGCGAATTCGAACCTAAAATGACAGGTAAGGTAATTGGTCTGTTTGCCCAGGATATTTTGGAAGATTTTGAAAAAGATTTCCCGGCAGTTTTTACAGCCATTGAAAAAGAAGAGCAGAAATGGATCAACAAAAAGCTGAATACTTTGGTGATCAGTCTTGTAAAAGAAGAGTTGATGACTCTTAAAGTTTAA